The genomic DNA GCCGACGACGAGACCGGGAAGGGGGTCGGGGACGTCGCCGTACGGCATCGCCACCGGGCCGCCCGACACCGTGACCGACAGCGCCAGGGAATCCTGCGCAGCCGCATCCACCACCTCGACGGCCGCCGCGGCGGGGTTCACCGGGTCCCGCCAGGTGCGCCACGCGCCGGCCGGCCCCAGCCCCACCCGGCGCCCGTCGACCGTCAGGCCGGTCAGCGTGACGCGGCCCCGCACCATCGCAGGGGGCCGCCCGGATCCTTGCGACCCGGTCGAACCGGTCGAAGCCTGCGACGCCGCCCCGGGCGTGCCGCCGGGCAGCGGCGCCAGGGCGAAGGTCAACCGGTCGAAGCGGCACGCCTCCTGGCACAGCAGGGGCGCGCTGAGCTGGGTGGGCGCGGTCGTACGCAGCGGAAACACGCCCAGCGGACGATCGAGCCGGCGCCCGTCGGGGGTCGTGACGACCGCGCCCACCCGCAGCCCCCAGGCGCGCCAGACCGGGTCGTCGGCGGCAGGGGTCTCACCCGGCGCCGGGCCAGGGGTCGTGCCCGGGGTCCCCGCCGCCGTCGAGTCCAGCGGCGTCAGGTCCGTGGTGCCGGTCAGCGCGAGGACGGAGCCGGCGACCCGCAGGGACGGCGGCCGTTCCCCGGCGGAGAGGCGGTCCAGGTCCGCACCGGGCAGCGTCGACGTGTACGCCACCCGACCCAGCTGCCGCGGGTCCACCGCGAGCGTCGCCGGCGCCTCGCCGTCGGCGGGACGGGTCACCGCGACCACGGTGGCCTTCTCCCCGGCGGGGTCGGCCCGCTGCACCAGGTCGACGAGGGCGGGCAGATCGGCGGTGCCGACCTGCACGGCGTACGGCGCCCGGGCCTCCAGTTCCGCGCGCAACTGCCGGTTCCGCGCGCCCACGACGGCCGCATTGGCGGCGACCACGGTGGACGCCGTGGCCACGGCCACGATCACGGCGACGAGCCGTCCGACGGGGCGCCGAGCCGCCGCGGCCCAGCCCAGCGCCGCCCCGGCGGCCCCGCGACGCCGCGCCCGGCGTGCGGCGGCCGGACCCAGCCGCCCCAGCAGACCCGCGCCGAGCAGTCCCAGCGCGAGCGCCAGCAGGGTGGGCGCCGCCAACGCGAGCGGGGTGGGATCGGACGTGGTCCGCAGCGCCAGCACGGCGGCGGCGGTGAGCGCGAGCACGACCCATGTCCCGGCCCCGATGCCGCGGGGCAGGACGGGCAGCCGCTGCAGCAGCCGGAAGACGTCGAGCCGCACGATCGGCCACACGGCGAGCGCGACGACCGCACCGGCGACCACCGCCGCGACCAGGACCGCCACCCCGGTGGACGGGCCGATCTCGGCGGGGACCCCCGCCGGCAGGATCCGGGCCCGCAGGGCGGCGTCGATGCCCACGGCGCCGAGCCCGCCGAGCACCACCCCGACCAGCACCGGCGGCAGCAGCTCGCCGAGCAGCAGCCGACGGGCCCCGCGGGCGCCCCCGCCGCGCAACCGGGCCAGGGCGGCCTCGCCCCGCCGTTCGTCGGCTGCGGACCGGGCGACGGCGTACAGGACGGCGACCACCAACGCCGCGAGCTGCCCGAGAACCAGGGGGACGATGAGGCGGATCTGCGCGGCGGACGAGGCGACCTCCTCGCCGGCCGCCGCCACCCCACCGCGCAGGACGGTGCCGGACGGGGCCCGCTCCTGGGCCGCGCCGATCTCGCGCTGGACCGCGGGCAGGTCGTCGATGGTCAGGGCGAGCGGGTCCACGGCGTACTCGCGCGTGGCCGACACCACCCACCCGGGCCGCACGGTCGCCGGCGCGGCGACCCACGGATCGAGCTTGACGCCCTGGTCCTGGACGATGGCGCGGTTCCCGCCGAGGTGGCGGCCCAGCCAGAAGCGGTCGTCGGGGGCCTGAACGTACACCCCCACCACGGTCAGCTGGACGATGTCCATGGCCGGCTGCCCGGGCCCGGACGGCACGGACCGGGTGCCCCGACGCGGGTCGCCGGAACCCGTGGGGGCGGCGTACGGCCGCGTCGTGCCCACCCGCCAGCCGTAGGCGTCGCTGTCGGATTCGCTGACCGCGATCTCTCCGGCGGCCGTGGGGCACCGGCCCGCGCTGAACCGCAGGTGCGCGCAGACGTCGTCGCGGACGAGCAGCTGGGCGGGGTTGGGCGGCGCGGGCTCGGGGAACACCTGCGTCAGCCCGTCGGCGGCCCAGTTGCCGACGCCCCGGGGGTAGACCCTGCGGGTGACCGGGCCGAGGAGTTCGGCCGCCTGGCCGACCTCGGACGCGGGCGCCTCCCGCAACCCGGCGTCGACGATCAGGGCGCTCGCCACCGCGGGGCGGAGGGTCACCGCCGGCTTGACCACGCCCTGCTCCAGGGAGCGCGTGGCGAGCCGTATCAGCACGACGCAGGCCCCGACGAGGAACGCCAACACGAGCACGCCGACGGTCTGCCGGGTCGGTGCCGCATCGCCGCGACCACCCAGCGGGCGGACACCGCGGACCTGGCCCGCGAGGCGATCCGAGGGGAAGCCGGCTCCCCCGGCGCAGCCCGGTCCTGCCCGGGCCGGCTGCGCCACCCCCGTCGACCGGCCGTCATACCGGCAGGCTACGCCCGCATCCCGCGCGAAGCGGGGCGGTCGGCGGCGAACTCACCCCACCCCCCACCCGCCCACCTTCACCGCCCAGGGCTCTCGTCGTCCGGTGCGGTGATCCGACGGGTGACCCGCAGCATCGTCTCGATGGGCTCGTACCCCAACGCCCGGCTCAGCGAGGCCAGCTTGCGGTCGATCTCCACGGTCGTCGTCTGGACGTGGGTGCGTTCCGGCGCGTGCCGGCCCAGCCAACCCGCGGTCGCCACCAGCAGCATGGGGGCCAGGCGCTTGCGGCGATGGGCCTCGTCGACATACGTCGCGCGCTGCAGCGTCGCCGCGAACTCCGGCTTGGGGGGCACCCGCACGGTGGAAAACGCGATGAGGCGATCCTCGGGGCTCAAGGCCACCGCCGTCACGACCCGGTGACCCTGGCCGAGCCACATCGTCGTCGTCCGCTCGAAGTCGCCCGTGGCCTGTTCCGGCTGCACGGCCAGCCCGCGCGCGAGGTCGTGCTCGTCGGAGGTCGCCCGCAGCGCGAGGAACTCGTCGCGCCAGTGCTGCGGGGGCAGGCCCTCGAAGAGGGCGAACCGGTAGCCCTCCATCCGTGGATAGCCGGCCTGGACGAACGAGGTCACGGTGTCGGGCTTTAAGGGCAGCGTCAGCTCCCAGCGGATCATCCGCCGCCCGATCTCGAATCCGTGGGTCCGGGCGAACCCGACGTACGGGTGTCGGCTCGCCTCCATCAGGTTGTCCCCCGCGAACTCGACCGCCGAGAGCATCCGGGTCCGCCCGTTCTGCTGCGCTCGAGTCAGCAGCTCCTCCATCAGCATCCGGCCGATGCCGTCGCCGCGGTAGTGCGGCGGCACGTACGGGAAGACCCACACGTCCTCCGAGTCCGCGGCGGTCGGGGTCAGCTCGATCGCCGCGCCGAGCAGGGAGCCCCGGGCGGTGACGCCGATGACGTGCCGCCGGTGCTGCTCGTCCGGGAGGGCCATCAGCTCGATGAAGTCCTCCAGCGCCGTGGGCTGGTAGCGCGGCCGCCCGGCGCTGAGCGCCGTCTCGCGGACGCGCCAATAATGCTCAGCCTCAGCGTGATTCGCCAGGTCCAGCGCGACGAGCTCCATCGCCTCACGGTAATCGGGCCCGCGCGCGGGGCCCGACAGGCACACCGCCCCGCCGTACGGCGGCAACGGCGGGTACGTCGGAGCCGCCAGCCGCTCAGCCCATGTTGTCGAGGACGCTGTCCGCGGCGGCGTACGGGTCCAGGTCGCCCGTGACGACCTTGTGCGCGAGCTCCTCCATGCTGTGGCCGCCTCGCAGGTCGCCCATGCGCTCGCGCAGGGCCGCGAGGGTGATGGCCTCGATCTCGTCGGCGGCCCGGGCCACCCGGCGGCGGTGCAGCTCGCCGTGCTCGGACATCCACGCGTGGTGTCCATCGATGGCCTCGACGACCTCGTCGACACCCTGCATCTGCGCGGCGACGGTCTTGAGGACCGGGGGCCGCCACTGCGGGCCGTCGGTGCGCTCGCCCAGGCTGATCATGTGGCGGATGTCGCGGACGGTGGCGTCGGCGCCCTCGCGGTCGGCCTTGTTGACGACGAAGACGTCGCCGATCTCCAGGATGCCGGCCTTGGCGGCCTGGATGCCGTCGCCCATCCCCGGCGCGAGCAGCACGATCGTGGTGTCGGCGAGCCCCACGACCTCGACCTCCGACTGGCCGACGCCGACGGTCTCGACGAGCAGCACGTCGCAGCCGGCGGCGTCGAGCACCCGCAGGGCCTGCGGGGTGGCCCAGGACAAGCCGCCCAGGTGACCGCGGCTGGCCATCGAGCGGATGTAGACCTCGCGGTCGAGGGCGTGGTCCTGCATGCGCACCCGGTCGCCGAGCAGGGCCCCGCCCGAGAACGGCGAACTCGGGTCCACGGCCAGCACGCCGACGCGCTTGCCCTGCTTGCGGAAGGCCGTGACGAGCGCGTTGGTGGACGTCGACTTGCCGACTCCGGGGCTGCCCGTGATGCCGATGATGTGCGCGTGCCCGGTGTGCGGGGCCAGTGCCGCCATCACCTCGCGAAGCAGCGGCGAGGCGTCCTCGACGAGCGAGATCAGGCGCGCCACGGCGCGCGGCGAGCCCTCCCGGGCCTGGGACACGAGGGTGGGGACATCGACGGCGCGGCGGGACATGAACCTCACCTTACCCAGCGGAGACAGGGCGAATGGGCGGTGCGGGAACGGCAGGACGCCGGCCCGCCGCACGCGGCGTACCGGCGTCCCGACCCCTGTCTACAGGCGCTGTGGTCAGGCCTTGGGCACCCGCACGATCAGGGCGTCACCCTGGCCGCCGCCGCCGCACAGCCCCGCCACCCCGACGCCGCCACCGCGGCGCTTGAGCTCCAGGGCCAGCGTCAACACGACCCGGGCCCCGGAGGCGCCGAGCGGGTGGCCCATCGCGATCGCGCCGCCGTGCACGTTGATCTTGTCCGCGTCGAGCCCCAGCTGCTTGGCGCTGGCGATCCCCACGGCGGCGAAGGCCTCGTTGATCTCGATCAGGTCGAGATCCGTCGGCGCGACCCCCTCGCGCTCACACGCCTGGGCGATGGCGCCGGCGGGCTGGTAGACGATGCCCGAGTCCGGCCCGGCGACGGTGCCATAGCTGCCGATCTCCGCGAGCCAGGACAGGCCCAGTTCCTCGGCCTTGCTCTTGCGCATCACGACGACGGCGGCGGCGCCGTCGCTGATCTGGCTGGCCGAGCCCGCCGTGATCGTGCCGTCCTTGGAGAAGGCCGGCCGCAGCTTGGCCAGCGACTCCTCCGTGGTGTCCGCGCGGATGCCCTCGTCCCGGTCGACGATCTTGGGCTCCCCCTTGCGCTGCGGGATCTCCACGGGAACGACCTCGTCGGCGAAGACGCCGTCGGCCCAGGCCTTGGCCGCCAACCGGTGGCTGCGGGCGGCCAGGGCATCCTGCTCCTCGCGGCTCACCCCGTGGCCGGCCTCGTCGGTGATGTTGCCCATGCCGCGGTCGGTGAAGGCGTCCCATAGGCCGTCGTACTCCATCGCGTCGCGCAGACCCACCGTGCCGAACTTGTAGCCCGAACGGCTCTTCTCCAGCAGATGCGGGGCGTTGGTCATGGACTCCATGCCGCCCGCCACGACGATGTCGAACTGGCCGGCGCGAATCGCCTGGTCGGCCAGGGCGATGGCGGTCAGGCCGGAGAGGCAGACCTTGTTGATGGTGAGGGCCGGGGTGGTCATCGGGATGCCGGCCTTGGCGGCGGCCTGCCGCGCCGTCATCTGGCCGCAGCCGGCCTGGATGACGTGGCCCATGATGACGTACTCGACTTGCTCGGGCGCCACCCCCGCGCGGTCCAAGGCACCCTTGATCGCCACGCCCCCCAGCTCCATCGCGGACAGATCCTTGAGGGAACCGAGCAGCCGACCCATCGGGGTGCGTGCGCCGGCGACGATAACGGTGGACTCAGACATGGAACCTCCCTAATGAGCGTTCAGTTACGGCAACTCTAGCCACGCCGTAGCTACTCGCCAGTCCGTTGCGAAAGTGATGCGCCGATCGGTCGACAACTCGTCGCCGCGCGGGCCGGCCTTCGCATCGCTGCGGCATCCGTCCCCGGGTCCGCGTCGCTCAAGCCGATGCGCCTGACCCGACCGGCGCGGCGTCGCGGCCCCTAGGCTGAACCGCATGAGCGAAGCCATGACCGGACTGTTCACCCACATCGACCACGTCGGCATCGCGGTGCCGGACCTCGACGCGGCCATCGCGTTCTACGAGGAGAAATACGGGATGCGCATGGCGCACCGGGAGACCAACGAGGAGCAGGGCGTCCAGGAGGCGATGATGGAGGTCGGCGGCTCGACCTCGTGCATCCAGCTCCTCGCCCCGCTCAACGAGAACAGCACGATCGCCAAGTTCCTGGCCAAGTCGGGTCCCGGCATCCAGCAGATGGCGTACCGTGTCGAGAACATCGACGAGGCCTGCGCGACCCTCACCGAGCGCGGGCTGCGCCTGCTGTACGCCGAGCCCAAGCGCGGCACCGCGGGCAGCCGCATCAACTTCATCCACCCCAAGGACGCCGGCGGCATCCTGGTCGAGCTGGTGGAGCCGGGCACCGGCCACTGACGACGGGAGCAGCGCAGCGGAGTCCAGGAAAGTGGCCCTCGTCCCCGGGCCACCGCTGCCTGCTGGGCCGTGTTCCCCGAACCGCGGATTATCGCGGCTCGGGGAACACGGCCTCTCGGGCTGCACAGTCGGGGGCGCGCGTCAGCCCAGGTCTGGGGCGTCCGCCTCGCCCATCGGGCCCGCCCAGGTGGTCGGCAGGTCGCCGTGTCCCGGCGCCACCACGTCGACGATCTCCTGCAGCGCCCGGCGTACGAACGTCTCCCCCACCCACAGGTGCTTGCCGCCCTCGATCGGGACCACGCGCGCCTGCGGGATCGCCGCGAACCGCGCGAACGCCTCCTCCGGCTGCAGGTAGTCGTCCTCCTCGGGCACGAGCGCGACGACGGGCTTGCCCTCCTGGGCCCACTGCGCCAGGTGCTGCTCGTGGCTGTAGCGCAGCGGGGGCGACAGCAGGATCGCGCCCTCGATCGCCGGGTCGTGGCCGTGCATGAGGGCCAGGTCGGTCCCGAAGCTCCAACCGACCAGCCACCGGTTGGGCAGGTCGTGGAACTCGGCGTACTCGATGGCGGCCGCCACGTCGTACCGCTCGCTCTGCGCGTAGTCGAACTCCCCCTCGCTCGTCCCCCGCGCCGAGCTGGTCCCGCGGGTGTTGAACCGGAGCACCGCGATGTCGGCCAGCGCGGGCAGCCGGAAGGCCGCCTTGCGGTAGACGTGGCTGTCCATGAATCCGCCGTGCGTGGGCAGCGGGTGCAGGGTGATCAGCGTCGCCACCGGCGGTTTGCCGAGGGGCGTGGCCAGCTCCCCCACCAGCACCAGTCCGTCGGCCGTGTGCAGCTCGATGTCCTCGCGGTGCGCCGGCAGGACGCTGTTCGCGCGGATCTCCCGCGGGGCGACGACGCGCAGCGAGCCCGTGGTGGGATCGGCGGCGGGCGGTACGGACATCGGCAGACACCTCGTGGGTCGCGGGGCGGGCTCGGCGGACGGGCGAGCGGGACGCCCCTCATCATGCCAAGACGGGCACGGACGCCGACGGCCGCCGTGCCTCCCGACGCGAGCAAGGAGGTACGGCGGCCGCGGTGGGCACCCTGGGCGAGCGGGGGCCGCCGGCAGCGCACACAGACGCTGGCGCGGCCCGCCCTGGGCGCTACTTCTTGGCGTACGAGCGGAACCCGTGTCCCGTCTTGCGTCCCATGTAGCCGCCCTTGACCAGGTGCTCCAGCAACGGCGCCGGGCGGAAGTGCGGGTCGCGGAACTCGGTGAAGAGCTCCTTCTGAATGGCCAGGGAGACGTCGTTGCCGACCACGTCGAGCAGCTCGAACGGGCCCATCGGCAGGCTGCAGCCCTGCTTCATGGCCAGGTCGATGTCGTCGGCGGTCGCGTAGTGCTCCTCCAGCATCGACACCGCGTCGTTGAGGTAGGGGAAGAGCAGCGCGTTGACGATGAACCCGGAGCGGTCGCCGCAGTGCACGGCGCGCTTGCCGATCTTCGCGCACAGGTCGTCGACGGTGTCGCGCACGTCCTTGGCGGTGATGACGGTCGAGACGATCTCGACGAGCTTCATGATCGCCGCGGGGTTGAAGAAGTGCATCCCGATGACGTCCGCGGGCCGCGACGTCGACGCGGCGATCTTGACGACCGGCAACGACGAGGTGGTCGAGGCCAGGATGCAGCCCGGCTTGCACACCTGGTCGAGGCGCTGGAACGTGTCGATCTTCACCGCAAGGTCCTCGGCGATCGCCTCGACGACGATGTCGACGTCCTTCAGGTCGTCGTAGCTGCTCGACGGGTGCGCGAGCGCCAGCGTGGCGTCGTACTTCTCCTGCGTCATCTTGCCCTTGGACAGCGCCCGGTCCAGGCTCTTGCGGAGCATGCCCAGGGAGTTCTGCGCCTTCTCGTCGGAGCGGGCGACGAAGGTCGTGTCGTAGCCGGCCTTGACGAAGACCTCGACGATGCCCATCGCCATCGTGCCGTTGCCGATGACGCCGACCGTCTTGACGTCACGCAGGTTGGCATCGGCGGCGGCGCCCTTCGCGGGGGTCAGCTCGTCGGCGACGACCTTGCTCGAGCCGGGCTTCTCGTAGCTGTAGAAGCCCCGGCCGGTCTTCCGGCCGAGCCATCCGGCCGACATCATCTGCTTGAAGATGGGCGCCGGGGCGTGCAGGCGCTCGCCGCTCTGCTCGTACATGGTCTCCAGGACCGCGAAGATCGTGTCGACGCCGACGAGGTCGGCCAGCGCCAGCGGGCCCATCGGGTAGCCGCAGCCCATCATCATCGCGGCGTCGATGTCCTCGCGCGTGGCGTACTTGCTCTCGTACATGCCGACGGCGTGGTTGATGTAGCCCATGATCAGGGCGTTCGCGATGAAGCCGGCCTTGTCGCCCACCCGGACGGGCTGCTTGCCGAGCCGCTCGGCCAGCGCCTGGATCTGCTGGGCGATCGCCGGGTCGGTGACGACGGTGTCGATGACCTCGACGAGCTTGAGCACGGGCACGGGGGCGAAGAAGTGCATGCCGAGCACGCGCTGGGGGTGCTTGGTGGACATGGCCACGTCGGTGATGGAGTGCGCCGACGAACTCGTCGCCAGGATCGCGTCCTCCGCGACGATGTCGTCGAGCTGAGTGAAGATGCTCCGCTTCAGGTCGAGGTCCTCGGGGACCGCCTCGATGATCAGGTCGCAGTCGGCGAGGCCGGCGAGGTCCTTGGTGTAGGAGATCTTTCCGAGCAGCGCGGTGCGCTCGTCGGCGGTCATCTTCTCCCGGTCGACGGCCTTCTGGGTGGAGTTCTCCACGAACGTCTGCGCCCGAGTCAACGCCTCGTCGCTCACCTCGACACCGATGGCGTCGATGCCGCTCCGGGCGAAGACCTCGACGATGCCGCCGCCGATGGTGCCGAGCCCCACTACCCCGACTTTTGCGATGTCACGTGTCATGAGCGCGAGTTTGCCAGCGCGCAAGGCCCTGCGGGTCTCGTAGCAACTGAGACGTCAGCCACCCGACCTGGGCAGGCGCTCCAGGCGCCGGCGGGCGATGTCGGCAGGGGCCGCGGACGGTGTGAGAAGGTGTGCCCCGTGCGCCTGGTGATCGCGAACTGCAGCGTCGACTATGCCGGCCGCCTGTCGGCCCACCTGCCGCTGGCGACCCGCCTGCTGCTCGTCAAGGCGGACGGATCGGTGCTGGTGCACAGCGACGGCGGCTCCTACAAGCCGCTGAACTGGATGTCGCCGCCGTGCGCGATGAGCGAGCAGGCGCCCGATGCCGACGAAGCTGCCGCCGGCGTCGCGGCGGTGTGGGTGGTCCGCCACGCCAAGTCCGCGGACACGCTGCGGATCCGCCTGTACGACGTCCTGCACGACAGCTCCCACGAGCTGGGCACGGACCCCGGCCTGGTGAAGGACGGCGTCGAGGCGCACCTGCAGGCCCTGCTCGCCGAGCACATCGCGACGCTGGGCGAGGGCTATCAGCTGGTGCGGCGGGAATACATGACGGCCATCGGCCCGGTCGACATCCTCGCCCGCGACCCCGCCGGGCGCAGCATCGCCGTCGAGATCAAGCGGCGCGGCGAGATCGACGGCGTCGAGCAGCTGACCCGCTACCTGGAGCTGATGAACCGCGACCCGCATCTCGTGGCGGCCGGCCCGGTGCAGGGGGTGTTCGCGGCCCAGGAGATCAAGCCGCAGGCGCGCACCCTGGCGACCGATCGCGGCATCCGCTGCGTCACCCTCGACTACGAGGCCCTGCGCGGGATGGACGACAGCGCCTCGCGGCTGTTCTGACTCCCCCGTTCAGACTCCGCCGTTCCGAGTCTGCGCGAGATCGCTTGCGTGACAAGAGTGTTCACGTAGGGGCCGGGCGAGCTCCCCGACTACAGTCAGCAAGATGATCAGCCCGGGCCGCCGACTCCCCAGGTTTTCGTATCACGGGCGGGCCCGCACCCTCGGCCGGCGGACGGGGCGGGCGCTCGCCGACCTCTCCACGCCCGCCCTGCACCCGCAGGCGCCCATCGTGCGCGCCTACTGGTGGGAGGCGAAGAAGAACTTCGGCGACCTGCTGACCCCCGTCATCCTGCGTCGGCTGGGGGTGCTCGCCGTCCGCGCGGAGATCGACTCGGCGCAGGTGGTGGGCGTGGGCTCCCTCCTGCAGCAGCTCCCCCAGGAGTTCTCCGGCGTGCTGTGGGGCACCGGTCAGATCGCCGACGAGCCCCTCGACCTGCCCGGGGTGCGGGCCGTCGCCCTGCGGGGCGAACTCACCCGGGAGCGGCTGGGCGGCCCCGCCGTGATCGCCCTCGGCGACCCCGGCCTGCTGGTGCGCCGGTTCGTCTCGCCCCGGCGAAAGCGCTTCGACCTCGGCGTCGTGGTGCATTTCTCGCACGAGGCCGACGGCGAACTCACGGCGATCCCAC from Austwickia sp. includes the following:
- the meaB gene encoding methylmalonyl Co-A mutase-associated GTPase MeaB is translated as MSRRAVDVPTLVSQAREGSPRAVARLISLVEDASPLLREVMAALAPHTGHAHIIGITGSPGVGKSTSTNALVTAFRKQGKRVGVLAVDPSSPFSGGALLGDRVRMQDHALDREVYIRSMASRGHLGGLSWATPQALRVLDAAGCDVLLVETVGVGQSEVEVVGLADTTIVLLAPGMGDGIQAAKAGILEIGDVFVVNKADREGADATVRDIRHMISLGERTDGPQWRPPVLKTVAAQMQGVDEVVEAIDGHHAWMSEHGELHRRRVARAADEIEAITLAALRERMGDLRGGHSMEELAHKVVTGDLDPYAAADSVLDNMG
- a CDS encoding acetyl-CoA C-acetyltransferase; the protein is MSESTVIVAGARTPMGRLLGSLKDLSAMELGGVAIKGALDRAGVAPEQVEYVIMGHVIQAGCGQMTARQAAAKAGIPMTTPALTINKVCLSGLTAIALADQAIRAGQFDIVVAGGMESMTNAPHLLEKSRSGYKFGTVGLRDAMEYDGLWDAFTDRGMGNITDEAGHGVSREEQDALAARSHRLAAKAWADGVFADEVVPVEIPQRKGEPKIVDRDEGIRADTTEESLAKLRPAFSKDGTITAGSASQISDGAAAVVVMRKSKAEELGLSWLAEIGSYGTVAGPDSGIVYQPAGAIAQACEREGVAPTDLDLIEINEAFAAVGIASAKQLGLDADKINVHGGAIAMGHPLGASGARVVLTLALELKRRGGGVGVAGLCGGGGQGDALIVRVPKA
- a CDS encoding GNAT family N-acetyltransferase codes for the protein MELVALDLANHAEAEHYWRVRETALSAGRPRYQPTALEDFIELMALPDEQHRRHVIGVTARGSLLGAAIELTPTAADSEDVWVFPYVPPHYRGDGIGRMLMEELLTRAQQNGRTRMLSAVEFAGDNLMEASRHPYVGFARTHGFEIGRRMIRWELTLPLKPDTVTSFVQAGYPRMEGYRFALFEGLPPQHWRDEFLALRATSDEHDLARGLAVQPEQATGDFERTTTMWLGQGHRVVTAVALSPEDRLIAFSTVRVPPKPEFAATLQRATYVDEAHRRKRLAPMLLVATAGWLGRHAPERTHVQTTTVEIDRKLASLSRALGYEPIETMLRVTRRITAPDDESPGR
- a CDS encoding alpha/beta hydrolase, with product MSVPPAADPTTGSLRVVAPREIRANSVLPAHREDIELHTADGLVLVGELATPLGKPPVATLITLHPLPTHGGFMDSHVYRKAAFRLPALADIAVLRFNTRGTSSARGTSEGEFDYAQSERYDVAAAIEYAEFHDLPNRWLVGWSFGTDLALMHGHDPAIEGAILLSPPLRYSHEQHLAQWAQEGKPVVALVPEEDDYLQPEEAFARFAAIPQARVVPIEGGKHLWVGETFVRRALQEIVDVVAPGHGDLPTTWAGPMGEADAPDLG
- a CDS encoding 3-hydroxyacyl-CoA dehydrogenase family protein, giving the protein MTRDIAKVGVVGLGTIGGGIVEVFARSGIDAIGVEVSDEALTRAQTFVENSTQKAVDREKMTADERTALLGKISYTKDLAGLADCDLIIEAVPEDLDLKRSIFTQLDDIVAEDAILATSSSAHSITDVAMSTKHPQRVLGMHFFAPVPVLKLVEVIDTVVTDPAIAQQIQALAERLGKQPVRVGDKAGFIANALIMGYINHAVGMYESKYATREDIDAAMMMGCGYPMGPLALADLVGVDTIFAVLETMYEQSGERLHAPAPIFKQMMSAGWLGRKTGRGFYSYEKPGSSKVVADELTPAKGAAADANLRDVKTVGVIGNGTMAMGIVEVFVKAGYDTTFVARSDEKAQNSLGMLRKSLDRALSKGKMTQEKYDATLALAHPSSSYDDLKDVDIVVEAIAEDLAVKIDTFQRLDQVCKPGCILASTTSSLPVVKIAASTSRPADVIGMHFFNPAAIMKLVEIVSTVITAKDVRDTVDDLCAKIGKRAVHCGDRSGFIVNALLFPYLNDAVSMLEEHYATADDIDLAMKQGCSLPMGPFELLDVVGNDVSLAIQKELFTEFRDPHFRPAPLLEHLVKGGYMGRKTGHGFRSYAKK
- the nucS gene encoding endonuclease NucS; this translates as MRLVIANCSVDYAGRLSAHLPLATRLLLVKADGSVLVHSDGGSYKPLNWMSPPCAMSEQAPDADEAAAGVAAVWVVRHAKSADTLRIRLYDVLHDSSHELGTDPGLVKDGVEAHLQALLAEHIATLGEGYQLVRREYMTAIGPVDILARDPAGRSIAVEIKRRGEIDGVEQLTRYLELMNRDPHLVAAGPVQGVFAAQEIKPQARTLATDRGIRCVTLDYEALRGMDDSASRLF
- the mce gene encoding methylmalonyl-CoA epimerase — translated: MSEAMTGLFTHIDHVGIAVPDLDAAIAFYEEKYGMRMAHRETNEEQGVQEAMMEVGGSTSCIQLLAPLNENSTIAKFLAKSGPGIQQMAYRVENIDEACATLTERGLRLLYAEPKRGTAGSRINFIHPKDAGGILVELVEPGTGH
- a CDS encoding polysaccharide pyruvyl transferase family protein is translated as MISPGRRLPRFSYHGRARTLGRRTGRALADLSTPALHPQAPIVRAYWWEAKKNFGDLLTPVILRRLGVLAVRAEIDSAQVVGVGSLLQQLPQEFSGVLWGTGQIADEPLDLPGVRAVALRGELTRERLGGPAVIALGDPGLLVRRFVSPRRKRFDLGVVVHFSHEADGELTAIPREGAGRVRFIGVRRRPLAVAADVAECRTILTSSLHGLIMADAFGIPALWVRTSTPLYGHDFKFWDHETVARPTAGRGVDLADLSSLAEVSRRAVLADDAAIERACTDLTASVGPLVEAVAAPRVSPWSLPALRG